The sequence ACCCGTGCTTCCTCTCCAGCATCCACACCGCACGCCTGGCGGGGTACGCGCCTGTCGCGATCCCCGTCGACCGCGAGGGGATGACCGTCGAGGGGCTGCGCACCGCACTGGAGAGCGGCGCCCGCGCGATCATCTGCACGCCGCGCGCACACAACCCGACCGGTGTCGGCATCAGTGCGGCGCGGGCGATGGCGCTTCGCGAGGTGCTCGCCGAGCACCCGCATGTCCTGATCGTCGAAGACGACCACTTCTCGCTGCTCTCGACGACGCCCTACTCCAGCATCATCGCGCCCACCCATCACCGATGGGCGTTGGTGCGCTCGGTGTCCAAGTTCCTCGGACCCGACATGCGCCTCGCGGTCACGGCATCCGACCCGGTCACCGCGAACCGGCTGGCCCTGCGACTCAGCCCCGGCACGATGTGGGTGAGCCATGTGATGCAGCGGCTCGCCGCCGGGATGCTGCGCGATACGGCGACCCAGAACCTGATCGCCGACTCCGGCGCGCACTATGCGGCACGCAACCGCGCGTTCGTCGCGCTGCTCGCCGAGCGGGGAGTGCACGCGCAGGGCGACGACGGACTCAACGTCTGGGTCGATGTCCAGGGCGATACCGCCGAGGCCGCCCGTCGCCTCGCGCTGCGGGGCTGGCTCGCCCGCTCCGGTGCGGAGTTCGCGCTCGATCAGGACGGCTCGACGAGTGACTCGCACCTGCGCCTGACCGTGCACGACCTCGATGAGGCCGACACGCAGCGCCTCGTCGAGGACCTCGCCACGGCCATCGCCGGTGTCCGTGCGACGGGGGAGGGGGCGTGAGGGCGGGCGGTATGGCGGGCGCCGAGTACCGGATCGGGCGTTCCTCCCGGCTGGAGGGCGTGCTGTACGACCTCCGCGGCCCCGTCGCGGCACGCGCAGCCGAACTCGAGCGCAGTGGTGAGTCCATCCTGCGGCTCGACATCGGCAACCCGGCCCCCTTCGGGTTCGAGGCTCCGGCGGCCATCGTCGAGGCACTGCGCTCCGCGCTCCCGCACGCGCACGGCTACTCGGAATCGGCGGGTCTGCCCGAGACCCGCGAGGCCATCGCCGCGCACTACGCCCACCGCCGCGGTTTCCCCGCTCTCTCGATCGACGACATCACGGTCGGCAACGGCGTCTCCGAGCTCGTCGGACTCACTCTGCAGGCCTTGCTGGAGCCGGGCGACGAGGTGCTGATCCCGAGCCCGGACTATCCGCTGTGGACCGCATCGACCGTGCTCTCCGGAGGGCAGCCGGTGCACTACCCCTGTGTCGAGTCCGAAGGCTGGATGCCCGACCTCGCAGCGATGGAGTCGCTGATCGGCCCGCACACCGCAGCGATCGTCCTCATCAACCCGAACAACCCGACGGGGGCGGTGTACGGGCGCGAGGTGCTCGAGCAGATCGCCGAGCTCGCGCGACGACACGGGCTGCTGCTGCTCTCCGATGAGATCTACGACCGGGTCGTCTATCCCGGATTCGAGCACCTCTCCACCGCGCAGGTCGCGCCGGATGTGCCCTGCGTCACGTTCGCCGGGCTGTCGAAGACCCATCGCGTCGCGGGCTACCGCGCCGCCTGGATGACGGTCACCGGGTTCCATGCCGATGACCAGTTCCTCTCCGGCGTGCGCCTGCTGGCGTCCATGCGGATGTGCGCATCGGTTCCCGCGCAGCACGCGATCACGGCCGCGCTGACGCAGGATGACTCGCTCGACGCGCTGGTCGCATCCGATGGCCGGCTCACGCGGCAACGGGATGCGGCGCTCGACGCGCTCGACGCGATTCCGGGTATCCGCACCCAGGCCGCGGGTGGGGGGCTGTATCTCTTCCCGCGCCTCGATCCGGAGCTGCACCGCATCGACGACGACGAACGGCTGGTCCTCGACCTCCTCGACGCGGAGCGTATCCTCCTCGTGCACGGGAGGGCGTTCCACCTGCGTACCCCCGATCACGTCCGGATCGCCTTCCTCCCCCAGACCGACGTGCTCGCCGACGCGCTCCGACGCTTCGGCTCCTTTCTGAGCGGATACTCGCCGCCAGCATCCTGAGCGCCTCCGACCCGGTGGAGTGACCGAGTGGCCAGGTCGCGGTCCGCAAGACCGTGCACGCAGGTTCGATTCCTGCCTCCACCTCAGACCGGGCTCACTCGAGCCGACGCCGACGAAGGGCCTTCCGCCATGGACAGCGCATTCATCCCCGCAGCCAAACCGCTCATCGGCGACGAGGAAGTGGCGGCCGTCGAGCGCGTGCTGCGCAGCGGGATGCTCGCGCAGGGCCCGGAGGTCGCCGCGTTCGAGGCGGAGTTCGCCGAGCAGTTCCTGCAGGGTCGCACGGCGGTCGCGGTCAACTCGGGCACGAGCGGGCAGCTGCTGGGCCTGATCGCTTCGGGGGTGGGAGCGGGCGACGAGGTGATCGTGCCCTCATTCACGTTCGCTGCGGTGGCGAACTCCGTCGTCCTCGCGGGCGCGACCCCGGTCTTCGTCGATATCGAGCCGGTGCACTTCACCCTCGATCCGGCACGGGTGCACGAGGCGATCACTCCGCGGACGAAGGGCATCATGCCGGTGCATCTGTACGGGCATCCCTTCCTCGTCGACGAGATCGAAGCGGTGGCGGCCGAGCACGGCCTGGCGATCTACGAGGATGCGGCGCAGGCGCACGGGGCTGCCTGGCGCGGTCGTCCGGCCGGCACCATCGGCGCGTTCGGGATGTTCAGCCTGTATCCGACCAAGAACATGACGGCCATCGAAGGCGGCATCGTCGCGTGTGCCGACGAGGACATGGCTCGCACCATGCGGCTGCTGCGAAACCAGGGGATGGAGACGCAGTACGCGAACGAGATCGTCGGGTACAACAACCGCATGAGCGAGGTGCACGCCGCGGTGGGTCGCGTGCAGCTGCGGAAGGTGGGGGAGTGGACCCGGCAGCGTCAGCGGAATGCGGCGCTGTTGGATGAGGCGCTCGCCGGCATCGACGGGCTCACGATTCCGCGGGTCGCCGACGGCGCCGAGCACGTGTATCACCAGTACACGGTGCGCATCGCCGGGGGCGAGCGCGACCGGGTGCGGGACGCCCTGCGCGATGAACACGCTGTCGGAGCGGGCGTCTACTACCCGATCCCCAACCACCGGCTGCCCTCGCTGCAGCGGTACGCCCCCGGGGAAGACCTGCCCGAGACCGAGCGGGCGGCGCAGGAGGTGCTCTCGATCCCGGTGCACCCGTCGCTCACGCGCGAGGACCTCGACCGGGTCGTCAGCGGTCTCGAGGTCGTGATGTCGGCCGGCGGCTGATCGCCGGGGTTCCGCTGCGGGTCAGGCGGCCAGGGCGAGCCACGCTCTCGGCGAATGGCCGATGCGCTGGGCGAACACCCGAGAGAACGCCGAGGCGCTGGCGTAGCCGAGCTCCGCGGCGACGGTGCTCACCGACATCCCGGCGCGCAGCTGCTCCTGTGCGACGGTGAGACGCCACTCGGTGAGGTGGTCCCCGGGCGATCGTCCGAGGACGTCCTTGAACCGCGCGGCGAACGCACTCCGCGACATGTTCGACCGGCGCGCCAGCGACTCCAGATTCCAGGGATCGCCGGGCGCCTCGTGCATCGCGACGAGTGCCGGGGCGAGCCGTTCGTCCGCGAGCCCGGGAAGCAGGCCCGGCGGGAGATCGAGGCGCCCGCTGTTGTCGAGCATCCACCGCAGCAGCTGGATCAGGACCACTTCGAACATGCGGTCGGCGACGAGCGGGCGTCCGCAGCGGACGTTGTCGACCTCGGAGAACAGCAGGTCGAGCGCCGGGGCGAGCGCGGCGACCTCATCGAGGGGCAGCACGATCGTCGAAGGAAGCGTGCGCACGAGCGGATGTGTGGCCCCGCCGTCGAAGTCCAACGTCGCGCACGCGAAGTCCGACTCGTCGGTCGGCGCGTTGAGGAAGGTGTGGTCGAGCGGACGCGGGAAGAACAGCAGGCTCGGCCGCGTGATGAGCTCGCGCTCGGTGCTGCCGTCGGGGCGACGGTGGGTCACCTCCATCTCGCCGCGTCGCAGCACATGCAGGTAGCCGTGGCCGCCGCTCGCCGGGAAGACCGTCGTGCCGCACAGGGGGCCGGAGTGGAACAGGCGCGTGCGCACGCGGAAGCGCTCGAGCAGCGGAGTGAGGCGGTCGACAGAGGGCATGGTTCCAGTATCTGGACGATCTGTCATGAATGCAAGACGTTCTGCTGCGCATCGTCCGATGATTCTCGGAAGACTCGAGGGGAGGCCGATCGGCCTCACCCGACTAACGAAGGAGCATTACATGCCCAACGTCTCTCTCATCGAACGCGAATCGGCCACCGGACCCGTCAAGGAGCAGCTCGACCAGATCGCCGGCGCCTTCGGGACCGTGCCGGCGATGTTCCGCGCCGTCGCGAACTCCCCGGCTGCCCTCACGAGCATGTGGAGCGCATTCGGCGCGTACGGCGGCGGCACCCTCGGTGCTGCGCTCAGTGAGCAGATCGCCGTGGCGGTCGCCGATCGCAACTCGTGCAACTACTGCCTCGCGGCGCACACCGCACTCGGCAAGAAGGCCGGTCTGACGCGCGAGACGCTCGCCGCAGCACAGGTCGGCGAGTCCGACGATCCGCGCACGGCCGCCCTGCTGGCATTCGCGCTGAAGCTCGTCGACGCCCGCGGACAGGTGTCCTCGGCCGATGTCGACGCGGTCCGCGCGCAGGGGTGGAACGACGAGCAGATCGTCGAGACCATCGGCCAGGTGGCGCTGAACCTGTTCACGAACTACGTGAACATCGCGCTCGATGTGCCGGTGGACTTCCCGAGCGTGGCA is a genomic window of Microbacterium maritypicum containing:
- a CDS encoding aminotransferase class I/II-fold pyridoxal phosphate-dependent enzyme — protein: MAQARDRDDVSDRIAGATAAEISESVRDLVDRGELAPGDHLPSVRALAARLGVNRNTVLAAYRSLVTARIAITGGRTGTTVLGPAQNPDEGFTAGTVLRDIGSGNPDAAHLPDLAAAFAGVEPAHVLYGESVIDPALAEWATEWIAADHPRPFRLSITAGAVDAVERLLAQSLVQGDRVGLEDPCFLSSIHTARLAGYAPVAIPVDREGMTVEGLRTALESGARAIICTPRAHNPTGVGISAARAMALREVLAEHPHVLIVEDDHFSLLSTTPYSSIIAPTHHRWALVRSVSKFLGPDMRLAVTASDPVTANRLALRLSPGTMWVSHVMQRLAAGMLRDTATQNLIADSGAHYAARNRAFVALLAERGVHAQGDDGLNVWVDVQGDTAEAARRLALRGWLARSGAEFALDQDGSTSDSHLRLTVHDLDEADTQRLVEDLATAIAGVRATGEGA
- a CDS encoding AraC family transcriptional regulator; the encoded protein is MPSVDRLTPLLERFRVRTRLFHSGPLCGTTVFPASGGHGYLHVLRRGEMEVTHRRPDGSTERELITRPSLLFFPRPLDHTFLNAPTDESDFACATLDFDGGATHPLVRTLPSTIVLPLDEVAALAPALDLLFSEVDNVRCGRPLVADRMFEVVLIQLLRWMLDNSGRLDLPPGLLPGLADERLAPALVAMHEAPGDPWNLESLARRSNMSRSAFAARFKDVLGRSPGDHLTEWRLTVAQEQLRAGMSVSTVAAELGYASASAFSRVFAQRIGHSPRAWLALAA
- a CDS encoding DegT/DnrJ/EryC1/StrS family aminotransferase, with the protein product MDSAFIPAAKPLIGDEEVAAVERVLRSGMLAQGPEVAAFEAEFAEQFLQGRTAVAVNSGTSGQLLGLIASGVGAGDEVIVPSFTFAAVANSVVLAGATPVFVDIEPVHFTLDPARVHEAITPRTKGIMPVHLYGHPFLVDEIEAVAAEHGLAIYEDAAQAHGAAWRGRPAGTIGAFGMFSLYPTKNMTAIEGGIVACADEDMARTMRLLRNQGMETQYANEIVGYNNRMSEVHAAVGRVQLRKVGEWTRQRQRNAALLDEALAGIDGLTIPRVADGAEHVYHQYTVRIAGGERDRVRDALRDEHAVGAGVYYPIPNHRLPSLQRYAPGEDLPETERAAQEVLSIPVHPSLTREDLDRVVSGLEVVMSAGG
- a CDS encoding pyridoxal phosphate-dependent aminotransferase, whose amino-acid sequence is MAGAEYRIGRSSRLEGVLYDLRGPVAARAAELERSGESILRLDIGNPAPFGFEAPAAIVEALRSALPHAHGYSESAGLPETREAIAAHYAHRRGFPALSIDDITVGNGVSELVGLTLQALLEPGDEVLIPSPDYPLWTASTVLSGGQPVHYPCVESEGWMPDLAAMESLIGPHTAAIVLINPNNPTGAVYGREVLEQIAELARRHGLLLLSDEIYDRVVYPGFEHLSTAQVAPDVPCVTFAGLSKTHRVAGYRAAWMTVTGFHADDQFLSGVRLLASMRMCASVPAQHAITAALTQDDSLDALVASDGRLTRQRDAALDALDAIPGIRTQAAGGGLYLFPRLDPELHRIDDDERLVLDLLDAERILLVHGRAFHLRTPDHVRIAFLPQTDVLADALRRFGSFLSGYSPPAS
- a CDS encoding carboxymuconolactone decarboxylase family protein, whose translation is MPNVSLIERESATGPVKEQLDQIAGAFGTVPAMFRAVANSPAALTSMWSAFGAYGGGTLGAALSEQIAVAVADRNSCNYCLAAHTALGKKAGLTRETLAAAQVGESDDPRTAALLAFALKLVDARGQVSSADVDAVRAQGWNDEQIVETIGQVALNLFTNYVNIALDVPVDFPSVALRRAS